A single region of the Acidobacteriota bacterium genome encodes:
- a CDS encoding non-canonical purine NTP pyrophosphatase has product MSAPRLLVATSNPGKMRELVVLCADLPFTLVSLADLDTPIAPPEEAGDTCRDNAMLKASAYATESGLPCLAEDSGFEVAALDGAPGVRSARVPGRDDAERNAWVYEQLDALGSRVSPARFVSVMALAQADGAILHVSEGEVAGEIAPEPRGTNGFGYDPVLYYPPLGRTFAEMTQDEKSAVSHRGHAARLMHDWIRDNVGRVGPTEGRVGPLDPTRA; this is encoded by the coding sequence ATGAGCGCGCCGCGCCTGCTCGTTGCCACGAGCAACCCGGGCAAGATGCGCGAGCTCGTGGTCCTGTGCGCGGACCTGCCGTTCACGCTGGTGTCGCTCGCGGACCTCGATACGCCCATCGCACCGCCGGAGGAAGCGGGCGACACCTGCCGCGACAACGCGATGTTGAAAGCGTCGGCTTACGCAACTGAATCGGGCCTGCCGTGCCTGGCCGAGGATTCTGGCTTCGAGGTGGCGGCGCTCGACGGCGCGCCGGGCGTGCGGTCCGCCCGCGTGCCCGGGCGCGACGATGCGGAACGGAATGCGTGGGTGTACGAGCAACTCGACGCGCTGGGGAGTCGTGTATCGCCGGCGCGATTCGTGTCCGTGATGGCGCTCGCGCAGGCCGACGGCGCCATCCTCCATGTGTCGGAGGGAGAGGTGGCTGGCGAGATCGCGCCAGAGCCACGCGGCACCAACGGCTTCGGCTACGACCCGGTGCTGTACTATCCGCCGCTCGGCCGCACGTTCGCGGAGATGACGCAGGACGAGAAGTCGGCGGTCAGCCACCGCGGCCACGCCGCACGCCTGATGCACGACTGGATCCGTGACAACGTTGGCAGGGTCGGCCCGACCGAAGGTAGGGTGGGTCCTCTGGACCCGACCCGCGCCTAA
- the rph gene encoding ribonuclease PH, with protein MPRSDGRANDALRPCTITPHISLHAEGSCLVETGRTRVICTASVEDRVPPFMRNSGKGWVTAEYGMLPRATTTRVQRESTAGKVGGRTQEIQRLIGRSLRSVVDMTRLGERTIWIDCDVIQADGGTRTAAITGGFVAMALAMHHMVEARQIKAIPVKDYLAATSVGVIGGVPMLDLAYDEDSNADVDMNVIRTGDGRFIEVQGTAEREPFPRAVLDQLLDLGSKGIDELIVKQAAIVGDLLGIAVPGRA; from the coding sequence ATGCCACGCTCCGACGGCCGCGCCAACGACGCCCTCCGCCCCTGCACCATCACCCCGCACATCTCGCTGCACGCCGAAGGGTCGTGCCTGGTCGAGACAGGACGGACGCGCGTCATCTGCACGGCGAGCGTCGAGGACCGCGTGCCGCCGTTCATGCGCAACAGCGGCAAGGGGTGGGTCACCGCCGAATACGGCATGCTGCCGCGCGCCACCACCACGCGCGTGCAACGCGAGTCGACGGCCGGCAAGGTCGGCGGACGCACGCAGGAGATCCAGCGCCTGATCGGGCGGTCGCTGCGATCGGTCGTCGACATGACGCGTCTCGGCGAGCGCACGATCTGGATCGACTGCGACGTGATCCAGGCCGATGGCGGCACGCGCACGGCCGCCATCACGGGCGGCTTCGTGGCGATGGCGCTCGCGATGCACCACATGGTCGAGGCCAGGCAGATCAAGGCGATCCCCGTGAAGGACTACCTCGCCGCGACGAGCGTTGGCGTGATCGGCGGCGTGCCGATGCTCGACCTCGCGTATGACGAGGACTCGAACGCGGACGTCGACATGAACGTGATCCGCACCGGCGACGGGCGCTTCATCGAAGTCCAGGGCACCGCCGAGCGCGAGCCGTTCCCGCGCGCGGTACTGGACCAGTTGCTCGATCTCGGCAGCAAGGGCATCGATGAACTGATCGTGAAGCAGGCGGCGATCGTCGGCGATCTGCTCGGCATCGCGGTGCCCGGCCGCGCATGA
- a CDS encoding GerMN domain-containing protein — MRRPVIVALLGVLTALVIGVAAFVVVPRWFEPATVDVPLGDADDGAEASGRIRASLFYVAEDGLRLTAVDADVPYGATPADQARELVEAQLQPAPEPLAQAIAEGTSVRQVFVSEDGTAFVDLSKEAVANHRGGSLDELFAVYAIVDAITVNLPAIKGVQILVDGQEMDTLAGHVDLRHPLTKNLRWVTAPDVPDATTPSASPPQP; from the coding sequence ATGCGTCGTCCCGTCATCGTCGCGCTCCTCGGCGTCCTGACCGCGCTGGTCATAGGAGTCGCGGCGTTCGTCGTGGTGCCGCGCTGGTTCGAGCCGGCCACGGTCGACGTCCCTCTCGGCGATGCCGACGATGGCGCGGAGGCCTCCGGACGCATTCGCGCGAGCCTGTTCTACGTGGCGGAGGACGGGTTGCGCCTGACGGCCGTCGATGCCGACGTCCCGTACGGTGCCACGCCAGCCGACCAGGCGCGCGAGCTCGTCGAAGCCCAGCTCCAGCCCGCGCCGGAGCCGCTCGCGCAGGCGATCGCCGAAGGCACCAGCGTGCGGCAGGTCTTCGTATCGGAAGACGGCACCGCGTTCGTGGACCTGTCCAAGGAAGCCGTCGCCAACCATCGCGGCGGCAGCCTCGATGAGCTCTTCGCCGTATACGCGATCGTCGATGCCATCACCGTCAACCTGCCTGCCATCAAGGGCGTGCAGATCCTCGTCGACGGACAGGAGATGGACACGCTCGCCGGCCACGTCGACCTGCGGCATCCGCTGACGAAGAACCTTCGCTGGGTGACGGCACCCGACGTTCCGGACGCGACGACACCGTCGGCATCGCCGCCACAGCCGTAA
- a CDS encoding N-acetylmuramoyl-L-alanine amidase translates to MIRLRHWLPVLLVGAATVLVTGAGAQTPASQPAATRRVWNVITTTGTQPLPVWLVNGREYVSAADLSGLFGLVLREDRAGGLVITMGEKSIVVSLTQGLASVDGRVVSLPGPPSRQGATWLLPVEVIERALAPGASPRIDVRRRSSLIVVGSPSVPAVTATSEPLGNGTRIVLTVSPAVQQTVVSESGRLLVRLAADALDADVSAVATSQVLTAVRVVPPSSVEITLGAAFASYRASEQHDGDRLRVTLDLLTALPAPAAPDPTDTAGGEALPSAPVDVITPTIDVGGVRTVVIDPGHGGTEQGARGPSGTLEKNVVLSIARQLKAAIEARLGIRVLLTRSADETVALDTRAAFANNNKADLFISIHANASVRSSVAGAEVFYVTLGEYGNAARANAAEPGALLPTVGGGQRSVELILWEMAQAQHLNESARIARLMEAEMRQRLPMSPRAIQQAPFRVLVGANMPAVLVETGFITNPTEEKRLNAPDHQSQIVEALLAAVVRFKAGSDRVSGSTAPATQQQDPR, encoded by the coding sequence GTGATTCGCCTCCGCCACTGGCTGCCCGTGCTGCTCGTCGGGGCCGCGACAGTCCTCGTGACGGGGGCCGGCGCGCAAACGCCCGCCTCACAGCCCGCCGCGACACGGCGCGTCTGGAACGTCATCACGACCACCGGCACGCAGCCGCTGCCCGTCTGGCTCGTGAACGGGCGCGAATACGTCAGCGCCGCAGATCTCAGCGGCCTGTTCGGCCTCGTGCTGCGCGAGGACCGCGCCGGCGGCCTCGTCATCACGATGGGCGAGAAGTCCATCGTGGTGTCGCTCACGCAGGGCCTGGCCTCCGTCGACGGTCGCGTGGTGAGCCTGCCTGGACCGCCGTCCAGACAGGGCGCGACTTGGCTTCTGCCCGTGGAAGTGATCGAACGCGCACTGGCCCCAGGTGCGTCGCCACGTATCGACGTCCGTCGTCGCTCTTCGCTCATCGTCGTCGGCTCGCCCAGCGTGCCTGCCGTGACCGCGACGAGCGAGCCACTCGGCAACGGCACGCGGATCGTGCTCACCGTCTCGCCTGCCGTGCAGCAGACGGTGGTCAGCGAGAGCGGTCGACTGCTCGTACGATTGGCTGCCGACGCGCTCGACGCCGATGTCTCCGCCGTCGCGACCTCCCAGGTGCTCACGGCGGTACGCGTGGTGCCGCCCTCGTCGGTGGAGATCACGCTCGGCGCCGCCTTTGCGAGCTATCGCGCGAGTGAACAGCACGATGGCGACCGGCTTCGCGTGACGCTGGATCTGCTGACGGCGCTGCCCGCGCCTGCCGCGCCGGATCCGACGGACACGGCAGGCGGCGAGGCGCTCCCGTCGGCACCCGTCGACGTGATCACGCCGACGATCGACGTCGGCGGCGTGCGCACCGTCGTGATCGACCCGGGACACGGCGGCACGGAACAGGGCGCGCGAGGCCCGTCGGGCACGCTCGAGAAGAACGTCGTGCTCTCGATCGCGCGGCAACTCAAGGCCGCCATCGAAGCCCGTCTCGGCATCCGCGTCCTCCTGACACGGAGCGCGGACGAGACGGTGGCGCTCGACACGCGCGCGGCGTTCGCCAACAACAACAAGGCCGACCTGTTCATCAGCATCCACGCGAACGCGTCGGTGCGATCGTCGGTGGCGGGCGCCGAGGTGTTCTACGTCACGCTCGGCGAGTACGGTAACGCGGCCCGCGCGAACGCTGCCGAACCAGGCGCGCTCCTGCCGACGGTCGGCGGCGGACAACGGAGCGTCGAGCTGATTCTGTGGGAGATGGCGCAGGCCCAGCATCTCAACGAGTCGGCGCGCATCGCGCGACTGATGGAAGCGGAGATGCGCCAGCGGCTGCCGATGTCGCCGCGTGCGATCCAGCAGGCACCGTTCCGCGTGCTCGTGGGCGCGAACATGCCGGCCGTGCTCGTCGAGACGGGCTTCATCACCAATCCCACCGAGGAGAAGCGCCTCAACGCGCCGGACCATCAGTCGCAGATCGTCGAAGCGCTCCTCGCGGCGGTGGTGCGCTTCAAGGCGGGCAGCGATCGCGTCAGCGGCTCGACCGCCCCAGCCACGCAGCAGCAGGACCCACGCTGA
- a CDS encoding fumarylacetoacetate hydrolase family protein produces the protein MRIMRCLTEHGLTVFATHGEMGSYHALTGNPSDGFKATQSHVPVKQVLAPVTPTMIWCIGLNYRRHAEETGAKIPEQPVVFAKGPNTVQHPGGPIELPHHLASEQVDYECELAVVIGRACKNVKPEHALDYVLGYTCANDVSARDWQIKRGGSQWSRGKTFDTFAPLGPALVTPDEIPDPNALRISTRLNGELVQDSNTADMIFSVPEIIAFLSGSTTLLPGTVILTGTPEGVGMARTPPRWLVPGDQVTVEIEGIGALTNPVVLEPMG, from the coding sequence ATGCGCATCATGCGGTGTCTCACGGAGCACGGCCTGACGGTCTTCGCGACCCATGGCGAGATGGGCAGCTATCACGCGCTCACCGGCAATCCTTCCGACGGCTTCAAGGCGACGCAGTCACACGTACCCGTCAAACAGGTGCTCGCTCCCGTCACTCCCACCATGATCTGGTGTATCGGGTTGAACTACCGTCGCCACGCTGAAGAGACGGGCGCGAAGATCCCCGAGCAGCCCGTGGTCTTCGCCAAGGGACCGAACACCGTGCAGCACCCCGGCGGACCGATCGAGCTCCCGCACCATCTCGCGAGCGAGCAGGTCGACTACGAGTGCGAACTGGCCGTCGTCATCGGACGGGCCTGCAAGAACGTCAAGCCGGAGCACGCGCTCGATTACGTGCTCGGCTATACATGCGCCAACGACGTGAGCGCGCGCGACTGGCAGATCAAGCGCGGCGGCAGTCAATGGAGCCGGGGCAAGACGTTCGACACCTTCGCGCCGCTCGGTCCCGCGCTCGTCACGCCCGACGAGATCCCCGATCCCAACGCCCTCCGCATCTCCACACGTCTCAACGGCGAGCTGGTGCAGGACTCCAACACGGCGGACATGATCTTCAGCGTCCCGGAGATCATCGCGTTCCTGAGCGGCAGCACCACCCTCCTGCCCGGGACCGTGATTCTCACGGGCACGCCCGAAGGCGTCGGCATGGCCCGCACGCCGCCGCGCTGGCTCGTGCCAGGCGACCAAGTCACCGTGGAAATCGAGGGGATCGGCGCGCTGACCAACCCTGTCGTGCTGGAACCGATGGGGTAG
- a CDS encoding rhamnulokinase has protein sequence MTSARWRIAACDLGATSGRVMRADVDTDEGTLTLAEAHRFPTPTARDDRGGLHWDAPRLFDEVLAGFERASAGQPLASLGIDTWGVDYALLDADDRLLGLPWHYRDARTDGVMDAVIARIGRGTLYDRTGIQFLPFNTLYQLVAERRDAPDRLDRAAALLTMPDLLHHWLCGSRAVESTNASTTQMVDWRTGTWATELLRELDLPTHMLPPIVRPGTRLGTPLAACTTRAPILSGVPVIAPACHDTGSAVASIPSGPGVAFISSGTWSLLGTEMPSPVVSDAALAHNFTNEGGVGGTTRLLRNITGLWVLEGCLRGWRAEGQAFAMEDLLAAAASRPPCQAVIDPDDAAFHRAPDAAAVQAWCARTGQAVPASASDVVRVVIDSLALAYRRGLEALEAVTGTRVHTIRVIGGGSRNRLLNQATADATGCRVLAGPVEATALGNVVVQLVALGAVRSLAEGRALIATACPPEVFAPRSRQPWDTASGRFATLR, from the coding sequence ATGACGAGCGCGCGGTGGCGCATCGCGGCGTGCGATCTCGGAGCCACGAGCGGACGCGTGATGCGCGCCGACGTGGACACCGATGAGGGCACGCTGACGCTCGCCGAAGCGCATCGCTTCCCCACTCCCACGGCACGCGACGACCGCGGCGGCCTGCACTGGGACGCGCCGCGCCTGTTCGACGAGGTCCTGGCCGGCTTCGAGCGCGCCTCGGCCGGCCAGCCGCTCGCCAGCCTGGGCATCGACACGTGGGGCGTGGACTACGCGCTCCTCGACGCCGACGACAGATTGCTCGGACTGCCCTGGCACTACAGGGACGCGCGAACCGACGGCGTGATGGACGCGGTCATCGCGCGCATCGGACGCGGTACGCTCTACGACCGCACCGGCATCCAGTTCCTGCCGTTCAACACGCTGTATCAGCTCGTCGCCGAACGACGCGACGCGCCGGATCGCCTCGATCGCGCGGCGGCGCTGCTGACGATGCCAGACCTGCTGCACCACTGGCTGTGCGGATCGCGCGCCGTGGAATCCACCAATGCTTCGACGACGCAGATGGTGGATTGGCGGACGGGGACGTGGGCAACCGAGCTGCTGCGCGAGCTCGACCTCCCGACGCACATGCTTCCACCCATCGTGCGCCCCGGGACGAGACTCGGCACGCCGTTGGCCGCGTGTACCACGCGCGCACCCATCCTGTCTGGTGTACCCGTGATCGCGCCCGCGTGTCACGACACGGGGTCGGCGGTGGCCTCGATCCCGTCGGGGCCAGGCGTGGCGTTCATCAGTTCCGGCACGTGGTCGCTGCTCGGCACGGAGATGCCGTCGCCGGTCGTGTCCGACGCGGCGCTCGCGCACAACTTCACCAACGAGGGTGGCGTCGGCGGCACCACGCGCCTGCTCCGCAACATCACGGGGCTCTGGGTCCTCGAAGGCTGCCTGCGCGGATGGCGTGCTGAAGGGCAGGCGTTCGCGATGGAGGATCTCCTTGCGGCCGCGGCTTCGCGTCCACCGTGTCAGGCCGTCATCGATCCCGACGATGCCGCGTTTCATCGAGCGCCTGACGCAGCAGCCGTCCAGGCGTGGTGTGCGAGGACCGGGCAGGCCGTCCCCGCGTCGGCGTCAGACGTCGTCAGGGTCGTCATCGACAGCCTTGCGCTCGCGTATCGACGCGGATTGGAAGCGCTCGAGGCGGTGACCGGCACGCGGGTCCACACGATCCGCGTGATCGGCGGCGGCTCTCGCAATCGGCTGCTCAATCAGGCGACGGCCGACGCCACGGGATGCCGCGTGCTCGCGGGTCCCGTGGAAGCCACGGCGCTCGGCAACGTGGTGGTGCAACTGGTGGCGCTCGGTGCCGTGCGCTCGCTGGCCGAAGGCCGCGCCCTCATCGCCACCGCCTGCCCGCCCGAGGTGTTCGCCCCCCGCAGTCGCCAGCCCTGGGACACGGCGTCCGGGCGCTTCGCCACGCTGCGATGA
- a CDS encoding sugar isomerase, protein MGTLTYAEIAGRALDRLVIELPSWGFANTGTRFGKFLQAAAATTLAEKFADAAQVHRLTGACPTLALHVLWDLPGGIADVPQVQALEERYGIRAGAINPNLFQDQRYKHGSVGNPDAAVRAEALAHLRESVDIARQLGSRDLSLWFADGSNYPGTQHIRHRKRWFAEALGMVHERLGPGQRMLVEYKPFEPAFYHTDIADWGMALVLAREAGPQASVLVDTGHHYQGQNIEQIVAWLLDEDRLGGFHFNDRRYADDDLTLGSIDPYQVFRIFNEIQQFAWEQDREPDLAYMVDQSHNLKGKIEAMVQTVRTAQELWVKAALVDREALAAHQQACRLVDAERCLTDAFATDTRPFVTAWATARGLPADPFVALRESGYVEAIAKERGARNLASGSSYA, encoded by the coding sequence ATGGGCACACTGACGTACGCGGAGATTGCGGGGCGCGCGCTGGATCGGCTCGTCATCGAGCTGCCCTCGTGGGGCTTCGCCAACACGGGGACACGGTTCGGGAAATTCCTGCAGGCGGCAGCGGCGACGACGCTCGCGGAGAAGTTCGCCGACGCCGCGCAGGTGCATCGGCTCACGGGTGCGTGTCCGACGCTGGCGCTGCACGTGCTGTGGGACCTCCCTGGCGGCATCGCCGACGTCCCGCAGGTGCAGGCGCTCGAAGAGCGGTACGGCATCCGCGCGGGCGCCATCAATCCGAACCTGTTCCAGGACCAGCGCTACAAGCACGGGTCGGTCGGCAATCCCGACGCCGCCGTCAGGGCCGAGGCGCTGGCGCACCTGCGCGAGAGCGTGGACATCGCGCGGCAGCTCGGATCGCGCGACCTGTCGCTCTGGTTCGCCGACGGCTCCAATTACCCCGGCACGCAACACATCCGCCATCGCAAGCGCTGGTTCGCCGAGGCGCTCGGCATGGTGCACGAACGCCTGGGCCCCGGCCAGCGCATGCTCGTGGAATACAAGCCGTTCGAGCCGGCGTTCTACCACACCGACATCGCCGACTGGGGCATGGCGCTCGTGCTCGCGCGCGAGGCAGGTCCGCAGGCGTCCGTGCTCGTGGATACGGGTCACCACTACCAGGGCCAGAACATCGAACAGATCGTCGCGTGGCTGCTCGACGAAGATCGCCTCGGCGGCTTCCACTTCAACGATCGCCGCTACGCGGACGATGACCTGACGCTCGGGTCGATCGATCCGTACCAGGTGTTCCGCATCTTCAACGAGATCCAGCAGTTCGCCTGGGAGCAGGACCGCGAGCCCGATCTCGCGTACATGGTCGACCAGAGCCACAACCTCAAGGGCAAGATCGAGGCGATGGTCCAGACGGTGCGCACCGCCCAGGAACTCTGGGTGAAAGCCGCGCTCGTGGACCGTGAAGCCCTCGCCGCGCACCAGCAGGCATGCCGGCTCGTGGACGCGGAGCGCTGCCTCACGGACGCGTTCGCCACAGACACGCGGCCTTTCGTCACGGCGTGGGCCACCGCACGCGGCCTGCCCGCCGATCCGTTCGTCGCGTTACGCGAGAGCGGCTACGTCGAGGCGATCGCGAAGGAACGCGGGGCGCGCAATCTCGCGTCAGGAAGTTCCTACGCATGA
- a CDS encoding nucleoside transporter, whose translation MPTPSAAAHLDALYEFDREPVTDDRLVGPGYFAGSLAGEHVAATEFVIGVMFVNWGASVRDMFLGLAIGNALAVLTWTLLCAPVAVQTRLTLYWYLRSIGGPWLTVIYNVLNAVLFCILAGCMITVSASAVRIPFGVAPQVHWYPTDVRFVLVVCLVGAVVVGLAMAGFKKLAAFSSVLSPWMFLMFIAGALVGLPVLAQQAGLPGVSSIADLFTLADRVVWTGRTPDGSAPMGFLKIAAFAWICNLAMHGGLSDMALFRYARHSSYGLLTAVGMFLGHYLAWMCAGLMGAGAALLLRAPLTGLDSGAVAYATIGWAGILAVIAAGWTTANPTLYRAGLALQAVTPDWSRARVTLVAGIATTVIACFPFVFTRLLDFVGLYGLLLAPAGAIVLAEHWLFPRLGLTQYWATYQGRLLNWPALVAWVGSIAIGFVLERSGVLHLFYLFVPVYLLTMVMYMALASMAGARTPAPAGASGIPGIERRGMPPASPAIARGGALRMVAGIVAVTALVACLVLPARLLGLEPQDVVAALPALHAGLIVATLVYLVAGTVFAVGRYE comes from the coding sequence ATGCCCACACCCTCTGCGGCGGCGCACCTCGATGCGCTCTATGAGTTCGACCGCGAACCGGTGACCGACGATCGCCTCGTCGGGCCGGGGTACTTCGCCGGCTCGCTGGCGGGCGAGCACGTGGCGGCGACAGAGTTCGTCATCGGTGTGATGTTCGTCAACTGGGGCGCGAGCGTGCGCGACATGTTCCTCGGTCTGGCGATCGGTAACGCGCTGGCCGTGCTCACGTGGACGCTGTTGTGTGCACCCGTGGCCGTGCAGACGCGGCTGACGCTCTACTGGTACCTCCGCAGCATCGGCGGCCCGTGGCTCACCGTCATCTACAACGTGCTGAACGCGGTGCTTTTCTGCATCCTTGCCGGCTGCATGATCACGGTCTCGGCGTCGGCCGTGCGCATCCCCTTCGGCGTCGCGCCGCAGGTGCACTGGTATCCCACCGACGTGCGTTTCGTGCTCGTCGTATGTCTCGTCGGCGCCGTGGTGGTCGGTCTTGCGATGGCCGGCTTCAAGAAACTCGCGGCGTTCTCCAGCGTGCTGTCGCCGTGGATGTTCCTGATGTTCATCGCCGGCGCTCTCGTCGGCCTGCCGGTGCTCGCGCAACAGGCAGGGCTGCCCGGTGTCTCCAGCATCGCCGATCTCTTCACGCTGGCGGACCGCGTGGTGTGGACCGGCCGCACGCCCGACGGCAGCGCGCCCATGGGCTTCTTGAAGATCGCAGCGTTCGCGTGGATCTGCAACCTCGCGATGCACGGCGGCCTCTCGGACATGGCGTTGTTTCGCTACGCCCGCCACAGTTCCTACGGCCTCCTGACGGCGGTGGGCATGTTCCTCGGCCACTACCTCGCATGGATGTGCGCGGGGCTGATGGGGGCCGGCGCGGCATTGCTGCTGCGCGCGCCGCTCACCGGGCTCGATTCGGGTGCCGTGGCGTACGCGACGATCGGCTGGGCGGGCATCCTCGCGGTAATCGCCGCCGGCTGGACGACGGCGAACCCGACGCTGTATCGCGCGGGTCTGGCGCTGCAGGCCGTCACGCCGGACTGGTCACGCGCGCGCGTCACGCTCGTGGCCGGCATCGCCACCACCGTCATCGCATGCTTCCCGTTCGTGTTCACGCGCCTGCTGGACTTCGTGGGGCTCTACGGACTCCTGCTCGCGCCTGCCGGCGCGATCGTGCTCGCGGAGCACTGGCTGTTCCCGCGGCTCGGCCTCACGCAGTACTGGGCCACCTATCAGGGACGCCTGTTGAACTGGCCGGCGCTCGTGGCGTGGGTTGGGTCGATCGCCATCGGGTTCGTGCTCGAGCGGAGCGGCGTCCTGCACCTGTTCTACCTGTTCGTGCCCGTCTACCTGCTCACGATGGTGATGTACATGGCGCTGGCGTCGATGGCTGGCGCGCGCACGCCGGCCCCGGCAGGAGCGAGTGGCATCCCGGGTATCGAACGGCGCGGCATGCCACCTGCGTCGCCGGCGATCGCGCGCGGTGGTGCGCTGAGGATGGTCGCGGGAATCGTGGCCGTCACGGCGCTCGTCGCCTGCCTCGTGCTCCCCGCGCGCCTGCTGGGGCTCGAGCCGCAAGACGTCGTCGCCGCGCTTCCGGCCCTCCACGCCGGGTTGATTGTCGCGACGCTGGTCTACCTCGTCGCCGGCACCGTCTTCGCCGTCGGCCGATACGAGTAG
- a CDS encoding FAD-dependent monooxygenase, protein MVADVAIVGAGPAGAALAIELGRRGVRVNLYEKSRAPKLKACGEGILPHGVATLKVIAGGLPDAPRVRGLRFAIEGAAVSADFPEGHGLVVRRDRLHAWLLDRAGASDDIDVRLGTPYSPHGERFVVGADGARSMFHRLLPAYRPADRRVGLSTHMAGIDGVTDRVEVFFHPLGEIYLAPSGEGEALVAALVHQRTFRRDALTFLLRDIPELRARTSHIEMTTPLLASAPLGLHVPRVVDRDLLLIGDAAGAPDPITGDGMALAFASVTLAADAIASGDLARYERERLALGRTSARLGRLLLHMARVRGVAARTLIARPSLAPTLLDVAISRRPLNAATLLRAVL, encoded by the coding sequence GTGGTAGCCGACGTCGCCATCGTCGGTGCCGGCCCGGCCGGCGCGGCACTCGCCATCGAGCTCGGTCGCCGTGGCGTGCGCGTGAACCTGTACGAGAAGTCGCGTGCGCCGAAGCTGAAGGCCTGCGGAGAGGGCATCCTGCCGCACGGCGTTGCGACATTGAAGGTGATTGCCGGCGGCCTTCCCGACGCGCCCCGCGTGCGCGGGTTGAGGTTCGCGATCGAGGGTGCGGCCGTCTCGGCTGATTTCCCCGAAGGTCATGGCCTGGTTGTCAGGCGCGATCGCCTGCACGCCTGGCTGCTCGACCGTGCCGGCGCGAGCGACGACATCGATGTCCGCCTCGGCACGCCGTACTCGCCGCATGGTGAACGCTTCGTCGTGGGCGCCGACGGCGCGCGGTCGATGTTCCATCGCCTGCTGCCTGCGTATCGCCCCGCCGATCGACGTGTCGGGCTGTCCACGCACATGGCCGGCATCGACGGCGTGACCGACCGGGTCGAAGTCTTCTTCCATCCACTCGGCGAGATCTATCTCGCGCCGTCGGGGGAAGGGGAGGCACTCGTCGCCGCGCTCGTTCATCAGCGCACATTCAGGCGCGACGCGCTCACGTTCCTCCTGCGCGACATCCCGGAACTGCGCGCACGTACCTCGCACATCGAGATGACCACGCCGCTGCTTGCGTCGGCACCGTTGGGACTGCACGTGCCGCGCGTTGTCGACAGGGACCTGCTGCTCATCGGTGATGCCGCAGGCGCGCCGGATCCCATCACCGGCGACGGTATGGCGCTGGCGTTCGCATCGGTGACGCTCGCCGCCGACGCCATCGCATCCGGCGATCTGGCGCGCTACGAACGCGAACGGCTTGCACTCGGGCGCACGTCGGCGCGACTCGGCCGCCTGTTGCTGCACATGGCGCGCGTGCGCGGAGTTGCCGCAAGGACGTTGATTGCGCGGCCGTCGCTCGCACCCACGCTGCTCGACGTGGCCATCTCGCGCAGGCCGCTGAATGCGGCCACGCTGCTGCGGGCGGTGCTGTGA